Proteins from a single region of Antechinus flavipes isolate AdamAnt ecotype Samford, QLD, Australia chromosome 2, AdamAnt_v2, whole genome shotgun sequence:
- the ANKRD39 gene encoding ankyrin repeat domain-containing protein 39: MAAPRTCGDAACCSHQSAVPSVQQTLEEMDFERGIWSAALDGDLGRVKHFIQKETDPSQPDPSGYTALHYASRNGHYAVCQFLLESGAKCDAQTHGGATALHRASYCGHTEVVRLLLSHGANPGVADDDGMTSLHKAAERGHLDLCCLLLQHSPALKAVRDRKARLACDLLPCNSDLRDLLAS; encoded by the exons ATGGCGGCGCCCCGGACTTGCGGGGACGCCGCCTGTTGCTCTCACCAGAGCGCTGTACCCAGCGTGCAGCAGACTCTGGAAGAGATGGACTTCGAGAGAG GGATCTGGTCAGCAGCACTGGATGGAGACCTAGGACGGGTGAAACATTTTATTCAGAAGGAAACAGACCCTAGTCAACCTGATCCTTCTGGATATACTGCCCTG CATTATGCCAGTCGAAATGGGCACTATGCTGTGTGCCAGTTTCTCCTGGAAAGTGGAGCCAAGTGTGATGCTCAAACACATGGGGGTGCAACAGCTTTGCATCGAGCCAGCTATTGTGGTCATACTGAAGTGGTTCGACTACTATTATCCCATGGAGCTAATCCAGGTGTGGCAGATGATGATGGAATGACCAGCCTACACAAG GCTGCTGAGAGAGGTCACTTGGATCTTTGTTGCCTTCTGCTGCAGCATAGCCCAGCTTTGAAAGCTGTTCGGGACCGAAAGGCTCGGCTAGCCTGTGATTTACTGCCCTGCAACAGTGACCTTCGAGACTTGCTTGCTAGCTGA
- the SEMA4C gene encoding semaphorin-4C codes for MDPCLGVWLVASALLGLGYGDDAWWNPVPRKTVSYEELAAVVRRFSQVGIQDFLTLTLAESNGVLYVGAREALFALSLETLELQSVISWEATVEKKAECIQKGKSNQTECFNFIRFLQPYNSSHLYTCGTYAFQPKCTYIDVLTFSLEHGELEDGKGKCPYDPAKGHTGLIVDGELYSATLNNFLGTEPVILRNLGPHYSMKNEYLYSWLNEPHFVGSAYVPESVGSPTGDDDKIYFFFSERAVEYNCYAEQVVARVARVCKGDMGGARTLQRKWTTFLKARLVCAAPDRQLYFNQLQALHTLQGDNWLNTTFFGVFRARWGDVDLSAICQYQLEDIQRVFEGPYKEYQQQAQKWGPYTDPVPSPRPGSCINNWHRRHGYTSSLELPDNTLNFAKKHPLMEGQVAPRWGRPLLVKKDTNFTHLVADQVKGLDDVTYDVLFIGTGDGWLYKAVNLGAWVHVIEELQVFDKEPVESLVLSYDKKLLFAGSRSQLAQLPLADCSKYRSCADCILSRDPYCAWSTNTSRCVPLRGNLKSPFIQDVVNSNTGLCNLRPNKKVKITPKNITVVSGTDLVLPCRLSSNLAHARWTFGGRELPAEQPGSLLYDVRLQALVVLAAQPRHAGAYHCFSEEQGARLAAEGYLVAVVAGPSVTLEARAPLENLGLVWLAVVALGALCLVLLLLVLSLRRRLREELEKGAKAAERTLVYPLELPKEPTSPPFRPGTEPDEKLWDPVGYYYSDGSLKIVPGHARCQPGGGPPSPPPGIPGQPLPSPTRLHLGGGRSSNANGYVRLQLGGDDRAGPVHPLPELADELRRKLQQRQPLPDSNPEESSV; via the exons ATGGACCCATGCTTGGGCGTCTGGCTGGTGGCGTCGGCACTGCTGGGCCTGGGCTATGGGGACGATGCCTGGTGGAACCCTGTGCCTAGGAAGACGGTGTCCTATGAGG AGTTGGCAGCTGTGGTAAGGCGGTTCTCTCAAGTGGGCATCCAAGACTTTCTAACGCTGACGCTGGCTGAAAGCAATGGGGTCCTCTATGTGGGGGCCCGAGAAGCCCTTTTTGCCCTCAGCTTGGAGACCCTGGAGCTGCAGTCAGTG ATCTCATGGGAGGCTACAGTGGAGAAAAAGGCTGAATGTATCCAGAAAGGGAAGAGCAACCAG ACGGAGTGTTTCAACTTCATCCGCTTCCTGCAGCCGTATAACTCTTCACATTTGTATACCTGTGGAACCTACGCCTTCCAGCCAAAGTGCACCTACATT GATGTACTTACCTTCTCTCTGGAGCATGGGGAGCTTGAAGATGGGAAGGGCAAATGTCCCTATGACCCAGCCAAAGGCCACACTGGCCTCATTGTGG ATGGTGAGTTGTATTCAGCTACACTCAACAATTTTCTGGGTACAGAACCAGTAATTCTGCGCAACCTGGGGCCTCACTACTCCATGAAGAATGAGTACCTTTACTCTTGGCTCAATG AACCCCATTTTGTAGGCTCTGCCTATGTTCCAGAAAGTGTGGGGAGCCCCACAGGTGATGACGACAAGATCTACTTCTTCTTTAGTGAGCGAGCCGTGGAGTACAATTGCTATGCTGAGCAGGTGGTGGCTCGAGTGGCTCGAGTTTGCAAG GGAGATATGGGAGGTGCACGGACCCTGCAGAGGAAGTGGACGACGTTCCTGAAGGCCCGGCTGGTGTGTGCTGCTCCTGATCGGCAACTCTACTTCAATCAGCTTCAGGCCCTGCACACCCTGCAAGGAGACAATTGGCTCAACACAACCTTCTTTGGGGTCTTTCGGGCCCGATG GGGAGATGTGGACCTGTCAGCCATATGCCAGTACCAATTAGAAGACATTCAGCGAGTGTTTGAGGGGCCCTACAAAGAATATCAGCAACAAGCACAGAAATGGGGGCCTTACACTGATCCAGTCCCTAGTCCTCGGCCTGGCTCA tgCATCAACAATTGGCACCGACGACATGGTTATACCAGTTCTCTGGAGTTGCCTGATAACACCCTTAACTTTGCTAAGAAACATCCACTGATGGAGGGACAGGTGGCACCTCGGTGGGGTCGACCCCTGCTGGTGAAGAAGGATACCAATTTCACTCACCTAGTGGCTGATCAAGTGAAGGGGCTCGATGATGTGACTTATGATGTGCTATTCATTGGAACAG GGGATGGCTGGCTCTACAAGGCTGTGAACTTGGGTGCTTGGGTCCATGTGATTGAGGAACTACAGGTGTTTGATAAGGAACCAGTAGAGAGTCTTGTCCTGTCCTATGATAAG AAGCTGCTGTTTGCTGGTTCACGGTCACAGCTGGCTCAACTTCCCTTAGCTGACTGTAGCAAGTACAGATCTTGTGCCGACTGCATCCTTTCCCGTGATCCCTACTGTGCTTGGAGCACCAACACCAGTCGATGCGTACCTCTCCGTGGTAACCTTAA ATCTCCATTTATCCAGGACGTGGTGAATTCAAATACAGGCCTTTGCAACCTTCGACCCAACAAGAAAG TTAAAATCACTCCCAAGAACATCACTGTGGTGTCGGGTACAGATTTAGTGCTCCCATGTCGCCTTTCCTCTAACCTAGCACATGCTCGTTGGACCTTTGGGGGCCGGGAACTCCCAGCTGAGCAGCCCGGCTCGCTGCTCTACGACGTCCGACTGCAGGCGCTGGTGGTGTTGGCGGCCCAGCCCCGCCACGCTGGTGCTTATCATTGTTTCTCTGAGGAGCAGGGAGCACGGCTGGCTGCTGAAGGCTACCTGGTGGCAGTAGTAGCCGGTCCATCAGTGACGCTGGAAGCTCGGGCCCCCTTGGAGAATCTGGGATTGGTGTGGCTTGCAGTAGTGGCCCTGGGGGCCTTGTGCTTGGTACTGTTGCTTCTAGTGTTATCACTTCGACGCAGACTGCGTGAAGAGTTAGAGAAAGGGGCCAAAGCAGCCGAGAGAACCCTGGTATATCCGCTGGAGTTGCCCAAGGAGCCCACAAGCCCTCCCTTCCGGCCTGGGACTGAACCTGATGAGAAGCTTTGGGACCCAGTTGGTTATTACTACTCAGATGGTTCACTAAAGATTGTCCCTGGCCATGCCCGCTGCCAGCCTGGGGGAGGACCCCCTTCTCCACCTCCTGGAATCCCAGGCCAGCCCCTGCCTTCTCCGACCCGACTTCACTTGGGGGGTGGACGCAGCTCCAATGCCAATGGTTATGTGCGGCTGCAGCTGGGTGGAGACGACCGGGCAGGACCTGTGCATCCTTTGCCTGAGTTGGCAGATGAACTGAGGCGAAAACTGCAGCAGCGCCAGCCGTTGCCTGACTCAAATCCCGAAGAGTCATCTGTATGA